A section of the Malania oleifera isolate guangnan ecotype guangnan chromosome 2, ASM2987363v1, whole genome shotgun sequence genome encodes:
- the LOC131149908 gene encoding scarecrow-like protein 33, with protein sequence MDSQFDSSSNPTEGFELNAGSDQNPLLTTAFEFKDDDQNPFLTDQFELRDDSFDINFRDFPSPPLELDSVNLAPLVDSSKESDFSDLVEVIDHILREEDMQNKSSMFHDPLALQAAEKSFGEVHGNDHSPSHIQPQLQSPNNFSSDCGCSSSSGIESVEHLVQPGLISDRGEHDPSFSQSSPLLVSCAYHSTVESTSQMPLSSLNSSGSSFNGLAGSSLSTCLAPNAFNESETAVLFRRGMEEASKFLPRENLLTIGLESLKLPPKSKGDAPEVEERKYSQSWSKGRKNHHREDINTDIEEGRSNKQSAVYVEETELPEMFDRVLLSDEGRENYLECVADEDSQNGAGNSLQRNGEPSRLNARSPATKRRNKKEGVDLRTLLILCAQAVNADDNRTANELLKQIWQHCSPSGDGSQRTAHYFADALEARLAGTGTQLYTAIASKRTSAADMLKAYQLYLSASPSKKIAIKFSNHYIFTLSEKATTLHIIDFGIQYGFQWPMLIQRLSARCKLLKLRITGIDLPQPGFRPAERVEETGRRLAKYCERFNIPFEYNAIAQKWESIQIEDLKINRNELIAVNCLFRSKNLLDETVMVNSPRNDVLNLILKINPDIFTHSVANGSFSSPYFVTRFREAFFHFSALFDMLDTNLTSENEQRMMFEREFCGWEIMNVIACEGLERVVRPETYKQWHVRSLRAGFRKFPLDRELVEKLRAEVKAGYHKDFVVEEDGHWMLQGWKGRIIYASSCWISAQKS encoded by the coding sequence ATGGATTCACAGTTTGATAGTTCCTCTAATCCCACAGAGGGGTTCGAATTGAATGCCGGGTCTGATCAGAACCCCCTTTTGACAACCGCATTCGAATTCAAAGACGATGATCAGAACCCCTTCTTGACGGACCAATTTGAATTAAGAGACGACTCTTTTGATATCAACTTCAGGGATTTTCCTTCTCCTCCACTGGAGCTAGACTCGGTTAATTTGGCTCCGCTAGTAGATTCTTCCAAGGAGAGCGACTTTTCTGATCTTGTTGAGGTCATAGATCATATACTGAGGGAAGAGGATATGCAGAATAAGTCGAGCATGTTCCACGACCCTTTGGCTCTCCAAGCTGCCGAGAAATCGTTCGGTGAAGTCCATGGCAACGACCATTCTCCCTCGCACATTCAACCCCAACTTCAGAGCCCTAACAATTTTTCTAGTGATTGTGGTTGTAGCAGCAGTAGTGGTATTGAGTCTGTCGAACATTTGGTTCAACCTGGGTTGATTAGTGACCGGGGAGAACATGACCCCTCTTTTTCGCAATCCTCTCCTCTTCTCGTGAGCTGTGCTTATCACTCCACTGTGGAGTCCACTTCACAAATGCCCCTCAGTTCTCTGAACAGCTCCGGTAGTAGTTTTAATGGGCTTGCGGGCTCCTCTCTAAGTACATGCCTTGCTCCAAATGCTTTCAATGAGAGTGAGACTGCCGTGCTGTTTCGAAGAGGGATGGAGGAAGCTAGTAAATTCCTACCTCGTGAAAATCTATTAACTATAGGTCTGGAGAGCCTTAAATTGCCTCCAAAGTCTAAAGGTGATGCTCCCGAGGTAGAGGAGAGGAAGTATTCACAAAGTTGGTCAAAGGGAAGGAAGAATCATCATAGAGAGGATATCAATACAGATATAGAAGAAGGGAGAAGTAACAAGCAGTCAGCAGTTTATGTGGAAGAGACTGAGTTGCCGGAGATGTTTGATAGAGTTTTGCTTAGTGACGAAGGGCGTGAGAATTATCTCGAGTGTGTTGCTGATGAAGATTCGCAGAATGGAGCAGGCAACTCATTGCAGCGAAATGGGGAACCAAGCCGATTAAATGCTAGGAGCCCTGCAACAAAACGGAGAAATAAGAAAGAAGGGGTAGATTTGAGGACACTCCTTATTCTGTGTGCACAAGCTGTCAATGCTGATGATAACAGGACTGCAAATGAACTGTTGAAGCAGATTTGGCAGCACTGTTCCCCTTCTGGTGATGGGTCTCAAAGGACTGCCCATTACTTTGCTGATGCCCTTGAGGCACGCTTGGCTGGCACAGGAACTCAACTTTATACTGCCATTGCTTCCAAGAGGACTTCAGCTGCTGATATGTTGAAAGCCTACCAACTCTATCTCTCAGCATCCCCTTCAAAAAAGATTGCTATTAAGTTCTCAAACCACTACATTTTTACCTTGTCCGAGAAAGCAACAACACTTCATATCATAGATTTTGGTATCCAGTATGGATTCCAGTGGCCCATGCTTATCCAGCGTCTCTCAGCTAGATGCAAGCTTCTTAAGCTTCGCATTACAGGGATAGATCTTCCCCAACCTGGTTTTCGCCCAGCAGAAAGAGTTGAGGAGACAGGGCGTCGTCTGGCAAAGTATTGTGAGCGTTTTAACATTCCATTTGAGTACAATGCTATAGCCCAGAAATGGGAAAGTATCCAAATTGAAGACCTCAAGATTAACAGAAATGAGTTAATTGCTGTGAATTGCCTGTTTCGATCTAAGAATCTACTTGATGAGACTGTTATGGTAAACAGTCCTAGGAATGATGTTCTAAACTTAATCCTGAAGATAAATCCTGATATCTTCACTCATTCTGTTGCTAATGGATCCTTTAGCAGTCCCTACTTTGTCACACGGTTCCGGGAGGCATTCTTCCACTTTTCGGCATTGTTTGATATGCTTGATACTAACTTAACGAGTGAAAATGAACAGAGGATGATGTTTGAGAGAGAGTTTTGTGGATGGGAGATTATGAATGTCATAGCATGTGAGGGTCTGGAGAGGGTTGTTAGGCCTGAGACATACAAGCAGTGGCACGTCCGTAGTCTGAGGGCTGGGTTCAGGAAGTTTCCATTGGACCGGGAACTCGTGGAGAAATTGAGGGCTGAGGTGAAAGCTGGTTATCATAAAGATTTTGTGGTTGAAGAAGATGGCCATTGGATGCTGCAAGGATGGAAAGGCCGAATTATTTATGCTAGCTCATGTTGGATTTCTGCACAGAAGTCTTAA
- the LOC131149909 gene encoding scarecrow-like protein 33: MDSRSRGFSNSINMLQLNDEPVYTNPDQHPSVKSGFKFKNNSLDLKFIDFLSVPPKPDPPSTVRSELDSQNDSNSSDTALRCLGHVVMEEDMEQKSCILREPLALQVADKPFYDFLGGCSSSDSNPLQNFSSDCSSSNSNGTSNSLEPIDNFTSCCSHSSSNCTSNSVEAWWINGQGEYRPSLLQSMSESASQACFSSLNSSNASSNGLVDSSVSTLLAPNLCFENKPILQLTREGGKASEFLNLLLHSSKKNEAAKFLHFENPLDIDFENNKLPPKSKRDAPMVAFEVEKEDKEYSPNGSRGRKNHHREDLEEGRSNKQSAICVEEEEFSEMFDRFLICAHRHNHPLGCSIDHEFSKNKAGKLCQQNGLNTGKSCAKKQGNKNQAVDLGTLLIHFARAVTADDRRAVNELLKEIRQHSSPFGDGSQRIAHYFANGLEARLSGTGTKIHSALATKRMSAVDMLKAGLFYSSVAPFRKIAILFANHHILNLAEKATTLHIIDFGIHYGFQWPVVIQYLSDRLGGPPKLRITGIELLQPGFQPAERVEATGRRLARFCERFNVPFEYNAIAQKWETIQAEDLKIERNEVIAVNCLFRFENLLDETVVEKCPRNAVLNLIRKVNPDIFIHSIVNGSYNSPFFLTRFREALFHYSALFDMLDTTLTCENQERLMFEKEFYGREAMNVIACEGSEMVERPETYKKWHVRNTRAGFRQLPLNRELMNNLRADVKASYHKDFVVDEDGHWMLQGWKGRILYASSCWIPA; the protein is encoded by the coding sequence ATGGATTCACGCTCAAGAGGTTTCTCCAATTCCATAAACATGTTACAATTGAATGATGAGCCCGTTTATACCAATCCTGACCAGCACCCAAGTGTCAAAAGCggattcaaattcaaaaataactCTTTGGATCTCAAGTTCATTGATTTTCTCTCCGTTCCGCCCAAGCCAGACCCTCCTTCAACTGTGAGATCGGAGCTGGATTCTCAAAATGACAGTAATTCTTCTGATACTGCTCTGAGGTGCTTAGGCCATGTGGTCATGGAAGAGGACATGGAGCAGAAATCGTGCATTTTGCGCGAACCCTTGGCTCTCCAAGTTGCCGATAAACCATTCTATGATTTCCTCGGAGGTTGTAGCTCCAGTGATTCCAATCCACTTCAAAATTTTTCTAGTGATTGTAGTTCTAGCAACAGCAATGGCACTAGCAACTCCCTTGAACCCATTGATAATTTCACTAGCTGTTGTAGCCATAGCAGCAGTAATTGTACTAGCAACTCAGTTGAAGCTTGGTGGATTAATGGTCAGGGAGAATATCGGCCCTCTTTACTGCAATCCATGTCAGAGTCTGCCTCACAAGCGTGTTTCAGCTCTCTAAACAGCTCCAATGCTAGCTCTAATGGCTTGGTGGACTCTTCTGTAAGTACACTTCTTGCTCCAAATCTATGTTTTGAGAACAAGCCCATATTGCAGCTCACAAGAGAGGGAGGCAAAGCTAGTGAATTCCTTAACCTACTCCTCCATTCGTCCAAGAAGAATGAGGCTGCTAAATTccttcattttgaaaatcctttagATATTGATTTTGAGAACAATAAATTGCCTCCAAAATCAAAGAGGGATGCTCCAATGGTGGCATTCGAGGTGGAAAAGGAGGACAAGGAGTATTCACCTAATGGTTCAAGAGGAAGGAAGAATCATCACAGAGAGGACTTAGAAGAAGGGAGGAGCAACAAACAGTCTGCTATTTGCGTAGAAGAGGAAGAGTTCTCAGAGATGTTTGACCGGTTTTTGATCTGTGCTCACAGGCATAACCATCCTCTTGGGTGCTCTATTGATCATGAATTTTCGAAGAACAAAGCTGGCAAGCTTTGCCAGCAGAACGGGCTTAATACTGGGAAGAGTTGTGCAAAGAAACAGGGAAATAAAAACCAAGCCGTGGATTTGGGGACCCTCCTTATTCATTTTGCACGAGCTGTCACTGCAGATGATCGTAGAGCTGTGAATGAACTGTTAAAGGAGATTAGGCAGCACTCTTCTCCATTTGGTGATGGGTCTCAAAGGATTGCCCATTACTTTGCCAATGGCCTTGAGGCTCGTTTATCTGGGACTGGAACTAAAATTCATTCTGCCTTGGCTACTAAGAGGATGTCGGCTGTTGATATGCTGAAGGCTGGCCTATTTTATAGCTCAGTTGCTCCATTCCGGAAGATTGCTATTCTTTTTGCAAACCACCACATTTTGAATTTAGCTGAAAAAGCGACGACACTGCATATTATAGATTTTGGTATCCATTATGGGTTCCAATGGCCTGTTGTTATTCAATATCTCTCAGACAGACTAGGTGGACCTCCAAAACTTCGCATTACTGGTATAGAGCTTCTCCAACCTGGTTTCCAGCCAGCAGAGAGGGTGGAGGCAACAGGGCGTCGTTTGGCAAGATTTTGTGAGCGCTTTAATGTTCCATTTGAGTATAATGCAATAGCACAGAAATGGGAGACTATCCAAGCTGAAGACCTCAAGATTGAGAGAAATGAGGTAATTGCCGTGAATTGCCTATTTCGATTTGAGAATCTGCTTGATGAAACAGTTGTTGAAAAATGCCCACGGAATGCTGTTCTAAACTTAATCCGGAAAGTAAATCCTGATATTTTCATCCATTCTATTGTTAATGGATCCTACAACAGTCCCTTCTTTCTCACACGGTTTCGGGAGGCACTCTTCCACTACTCTGCATTGTTTGATATGCTTGACACTACCCTAACATGTGAAAATCAGGAGAGACTGATGTTTGAGAAAGAGTTTTATGGGCGAGAGGCTATGAATGTCATAGCTTGTGAGGGGTCGGAAATGGTAGAGAGGCCTGAGACATACAAGAAGTGGCATGTCCGGAATACAAGGGCTGGCTTCAGGCAGCTTCCATTGAACAGGGAGCTCATGAACAATCTGAGGGCTGATGTGAAAGCCAGCTACCACAAGGATTTTGTGGTTGATGAAGATGGGCATTGGATGCTACAAGGATGGAAAGGCCGCATTCTTTATGCTAGCTCTTGTTGGATTCCTGCATAG